TACGGGACTCTTAAACCAGGTGAAGAAAATTATTCCAGGTACTGTGCTGGTAAGGTAGTCAATACTACTAGAGCCGTTGCACAGGGAAAATTATTTGCCCTACCAATGGGTTATCCAGCAATGATACCAGGAGATGACGCCGTATACGGATATTTACTCTCATTAACTAACTCAGATGTGTTGACGGCTTTGGACGAGTTGGAAGG
This portion of the Brasilonema sennae CENA114 genome encodes:
- a CDS encoding gamma-glutamylcyclotransferase family protein, with product MKVFVYGTLKPGEENYSRYCAGKVVNTTRAVAQGKLFALPMGYPAMIPGDDAVYGYLLSLTNSDVLTALDELEGYHPDRDASENLYNRKQIETQDLQGHLLGYAWVYIMTEKLAIQLQGIHQPNGWWSSSHKHK